The genomic interval ACGCAAGACCGTTGGTAATCGAGAACGTTAGTGGCATCATAATGACAATTAAAAACGTTGAAACCGCAATGGCTGTGTCTTTAAAATTGACATGGGAAAGCTCACTAAACATTAAAACACCAACCATCACCAAAACAGGGTAGATTGCATTTTCAGGAATCGCTTTAAACAGTGGCATCATAAAAAGTGTTAAGATGAAAAACAGCCCTGTTGCGACCGCTGTTAAGCCCGTTCTTCCGCCCTCTTCCACGCCTGCGGCACTCTCCACAAACGAGGTTGTGGTTGAAACACCTAAGAGTGCACCCGCAGCCGTAGCAACTGCGTCCACTTCAAGCGTTTTTTGAAGCTCTTTGCCATCGTCTTTAAAAAGCCCCGCACGATACCCAACACCCGCAAGGGTACCAATGGAATCAAACAAGTCTGTAATCAAAAAAGTAATTACCACAGGAAACAGCGCTAAAGTAAGGGCTGATGTTACATCAAGCTCTAAAAAGATCGGGCTAATCGAAGCTGGCAGGGAGAAAAACTCTGTCGGATACGGTGCAATACCTGAAACCCACGCAACAACCGATGTCGCAAGAACTGCCAAGATAAAAGCACCTTTGAGCTTCCATGAATGAAATGCAAACACCAAAACAAGCCCAAGCACGCCCAAAAGAACATTGGGATTTTTAAAATTTCCCACCCCCACTAAAACGGCAGGATTGGCGATAATCATGCCCATACTTTTAAGGCCAATAAACGCAATAAACGTCCCAATACCCGCACTAATCGCACGTCTTAGATCAATCGGCACACTTTTCATAATCCACACACGAAGTTGTGTGAACGAAAGAAGTACAAACAAAGCGCCCGAGATGAAAACAACGCCAAGAGCCGTTTGCCAAGGCACTTTCATCCCCAAAACCAACCCAAACGTAAAGTAAGCGTTAAGCCCCATTCCAACGCTCATCGCGATTGGAGTATTTGCCCAAAGACCATTTAAAATGGTCGAAAAAATGGTAATCAAAGCGGTCGCTGTGATCAACGCCTCCATTGGCATACCCGTTTTGCTCATAATGATGGCATTCACAGGCACAATGTACATCATGGTCAAAAACGTCGTAAAACCAGCTGTAAACTCAGTTTTAACCGTCGTACCATTTTTTTCAAGTTTGAAAAAGTCCAAAGTCGATCCTTTGTTGAAGATATTTAGTAAATTTTGAGTTCGTTGTATAAACTATCGCGTTCAACGGGTGTAAAGCCACTCGTTTCGATCAACTCTAAAATGCTCTGCAACCCAAGTCCTTTAGCACTGTTGGCTCCAGCAGCCGATTGGATCGCTTCGGCTTCAATCGTTCCATCCAGATCATCCGCGCCATACTCTTGTGCAACTAGAGCAAGATTGATCGTGGAAGTTGCCCAGTACGCCTTAATGTGCTTGATGTTATCGAGCATCAAACGGCTGATCGCAAAGGTTTTGAGAATTTCAGTAGAGCTTAAAAAATCGTCTACATGTAAATAGTTATTGTCACGCTGATAGACAAGAGGAATAAACGCGTTAAAGCCATTTGTGCGGTCTTGCAGGTCACGAAGGCGAAGCATATGGTCGATGCGATGTTCGCGTTTTTCCACATGTCCAAAGAGCATCGTCGCATTGGACTCATGCCCACGTTTGTGCCAGAGTTCATGGATCTGCAACCATTCGGCGGAGCTTACTTTGCCTTTGCAGACATACTCGCGCACTTTTTCATCAAAGATCTCAGCGCCACCACCGGGCATCGAATCTACGCCATACTCGATCATCTTGTCGATGACCTCATCAAAGCTTAGGTGATATTCCGTTGCCAAGAAGTTGATCTCCGCCGCCGTCAACGCCTTTACATGTAAAGAAGGAAAACGTTCTTTGATTTTGGAAAAAATCTCCATATACCACTCAAATCCCGCATCAGGATTATGCGCAGAGACCACATGCACTTCGGTAATGTGGTTGTTTTTAACCGAGTTGTCCAATATGCTCAAAATCTCTTCGTGGCTCATGGTATAAGGATTTGGGTTTTTACGGTTGGCTGAAAAAGCGCAAAATTTGCAGATGTCTTTGCAGATGTTCGTGGGGTTAATGTGTCGGTTGACATTGAAAAAGACTTTGTTGCCATGAAGCGCACGCCTTCTTTGGTTGGCGTATTTGCCTAATGTAAAAAGGTCAAGATCGTAGAGCGCAACACCATCTTCTAACGTTAATCGTTGATTATTTTCTAGCTTCTCAATAAGAGTCATAGGATACTTTCATGATTTGAAATAAAGATGGATTTTAGCAACATTTTTTATAAACGTAGGTTAAAGTATTTTTGTATCTTTAGGTATAATTAAAAGAAAGGTCGTACCATGATTTTTCACTATTTGCTCTCCTTTGGGTTTTTCCTCGTAACCTCACTTGCCGTGCTCGCACTCTTCTTCTTTCTCTACGCAAAAGTCACACCGTACGATGACTACAAAATGATTTTTGAAGAGAATAACACTGCCTCGGCACTTGGATTTGGCGGCGCCATATTGGGGCTCTGCATTCCTCTTTACAGCGCGCTTGTCAACTCTATTTCCTACCTTGATTTTGCCACATGGGCGATCATCGCGATGGTGGTTCAGCTTCTGTTTGCTTTTGGCATGACACGTTTAGGTGGTAAATTCTCCGTTGAAAGACACATCAGCAATGGCGATGTTGCCGTAGGCGTTTTAATGGCATTTATGTCGATCGCGATTGGTTTACTTAACGCTGGGTCAATGAGTTATTAAACGTTATGGGTGCGCCTTTAGAGACTATTAGCGACCGTATGGATGTCTTTGCAGAAACCTTTAAAGGGGCGAAGCTGCAGGGTGTAAAGATCACCAAAGCGGAGTTTGATGACTGTACGTTTGTTTCGTGTGATTTCAGTGAAACAGTTTTTTCTTTTTGCAAATTTACCGAATGCCGTTTTGAAAACTGCAACCTAAGTCTAATGAAACCAACCAATACCAAAATGAGCGATGTGACGTTTTCATCGTGCAAAATGATCGGCATTGACTGGACAAAAGGCGACTGGAAAAGCCTGCTCAATCCCTATCCACTTCGTTTTCACGAGTGCATTTTGGATGATAGCAACTTCTTTGGATTAGCGCTAGATGGCATCGTGATGAAAGAGTGTCGCATCAAAGAGGTCGATTTTAGGGACACAACACTAAGAAGAGCTGATCTGAGCGGCAGTGATTTGAAAGGGTCGTTATTTAACAACACCCATCTGGAAGGGGCTAATTTTATTGACGCGCAAAACACAATGATCGACATCCGAACCAATCACCTTAAAGGAGCCATTTTCAGGCGATTTGAAGCACTATATCTTCTCGAATCTATGGGCATTGTACTGGTAGATTGACCTTTACATGTAAAGAGGCGAAGAGGCTATCAAAACCTCTTCGTAACGCTTTTACATGTAATCTTCTGGCTTATAATTAGCGACCACAAAATCAATGTCTTTATCGCCTCGTCCACTGAGGTTAACCAAGATCGATTCATACGGTTTTTCTTTCGCAAGTTTCATTGCAAATGCCACCGCATGCGCACTCTCAAGCGCAGGGATGATGCCTTCATAATGGCTTAGATCGTAAAAGGCTTGAATCGTCTCTGCATCATTGGCGATGCCGACTTTGGTGCGTGCGATGGAATTCAGATAAGCGTGTTCTGGGCCAACGGATGGGTAATCTAAGCCACTCGCAACCGAATGCACCGCGGCGGGCTCACCCGCTTCATTTTTGAGCATAATGGAGTTAAATCCATGCAAAATACCCTCGCTTCCATAGGTCAAACTTGCGGCATGTTCGCCGAGTTTTGTCCCTTTGCCTCCGGGTTCAACGCCGTACATTTCGCACGGATCGTCGATGAAGGCGGAAAAAAGTCCCATCGCGTTACTGCCACCACCAACGCAGGCGACCAAGTTATCAGGTAAATTTCCTGTCATCTCAAAAAATTGCTCTCTGGCTTCGATGCCGACCACACTTTGAAAGTCTCGCACCATCATCGGAAACGGATGAGGACCTACGACAGAGCCGATACAGTAGATGCTGTTTTCAGGGTCTTTAAGGTACGCCACAAACGCTGAGTCCACCGCTTCTTTGAGTGTTTTAGCCCCAAAGGTTACGGGTACTACTTTCGCACCCAAAACACGCATACGAACCACATTAGGATGTTCTTTGGCGATGTCGACTTCACCCATGTGAATCTCACACTCTAACCCAAAATACGCCGCCGCGGTAGCGAGCGCCACGCCGTGTTGCCCTGCTCCTGTTTCAGCGATCAATTTTTTCTTGCCCAAGTATTTGGCTAAAAGCGCCTCGCCCATGCAGTGGTTGAGCTTATGCGCTCCTGTGTGGTTGAGGTCTTCTCGTTTGAGGTAAATTCTAGCACCTCCAATAAACTCGCTTAGACGTCTGGCATAATACACCGGTGTCGGGCGACCTTGGTAATGCTTGCGAATGTCACGCAATTCGCGAATAAAATTGTGTGAATTACCGATGGTCAGGTACGCCTCTTCGATCTTTTTAAACTGCTCTTCGAGTTCAGGTGGTAAAAACGCGCCACCAAATTTTCCAAAATAGCCTTTTGCATCAGGAAACGCCTTCAAATAGGGCTTTTGTATCATTTTTGTCCTTTACATGTAAAGATTTGATGAGGTATTATAGCTTAGAATGGTTGAGGGTGAAAACGTAGAAAATGGTGGTCCGTGTAGGCTTCGAACCTACGACCCCATCATTAAGAGTGATATGCTCTACCAACTGAGCTAACGGACCAAGTAGTGTTGTCAAAGTAAAATGCTACTCCCATCTTGGTAAAACGAATGTTAATCCTTAATTTTTTTTGCTAGCACAATTTTGTCACAATTTTATTACACATTGTGTTAGAAACAAGCTTTTTTTTAGTATGATAACTAAGAGCAACATGAAACTAGGAATGTAGAATGGATATTGAAGAGATTATTGAAGATTTAATCGACCAAAATGCAAACGATTTTGAAATTTCCAAGTTGATTAAAGAGCATATCAAGAGCTATCTTGGCTCGCTCAATGAGATATTTGTTGAAAATCAAGGCAAAGACTTCCTCGTTAAACATGCCAAAAAAATCGACCAATTTATCATCCTCATTTACAAATACACCCTGCGCAAATACTTCGGAAACTACATGCCGTTTGTCAACTCCATTCCCGTTGTTTTAGTCGGCATGGGAAGCTATGGAAGGGAAGAGCTGTGCGTCTATTCCGATGTGGATTTGATGGTGGTTTACAAAGCCCTTCCCGGTTATAACATCGAGCCGATGGTGCAATCCATGCTCTACCTCGTGTGGGACGCAGGGATCAAACTCGGGCACCGCACCCACAAACTTGAAGAGCTCGTTCCTGCAAGCAATCAAGACCTGACCATCAAAACCGCGATGCTGGAATCTCGCTTTTTATGCGGTTCAAAACTCTTGTGGATGGAAACCGAGCGGGAACTTTTAAAAATTCAACGCTGGCAGAAAAAAGAGGTTATCGCGCAGATCGTGAATGCTTATGAAGAGCGTCGCTCAAAGCATCCGATGAGTATGGAGCCCAACATCAAAGAGGGTGTGGGCGGCTTTCGTGATGCCAACACGCTCTCGTGGATCTGTAAAATTCTCTTTGGCAGTATTCGCATTCGTGACCGTGTGCCTGAGATCATCGATGAAGAGGAGTATCGGGAGTTTCGAAGCTCTTTGGAGTTTTTATTTCGCGTTCGCTCAGCCCTTCATCTCAGTGCCAAGAAAAAACAAGATGTGCTTAACCTCGAATTCATTCCCGATGTAGCGGAAAAGCTGGGGTTTGAGAACAAAATATTGAAAAATGCCCAGATGCAACTCGCCTCAAAAACAATGTCAGCGATGCACACCATTGATGTTACATGTAAGATTTTTATGCGCAAACTCACCGCCTCTATTTTGAGTCAACCGACACGCTTGAGTGCCCTCAAAAAGGGACGCGTAGAAAAAGGGCTTTACGTGGTTGATCACTGTGTGTATGCCTCACTCAAAAAGCCAAGCCCCAGTTTGAGTATGGTATTAGCGGAACTGCAACAGTTTGATGACCCAAAACTGAACTTTGACATCAGCTACGTCCATTACATCAAAAGTGCTCATTTTACGTCGCACAATTCAAAGAAAATTTACAAGCAATTTCGCGCCCTCCTCTTTCAACACAATCTTTACACGCTTTTCAGCCTCTTGTACGAAGCTTCCCTTTTACAACAAGTGATTAAGCCTGTACGCCAAATCCTCAATCTTGCGCAGTTTGATGGTTATCACAAACTCCCTGTGGACATTCACTCCTTGCACACGCTCTATCATTTGGAGAACATCAAAGAGCCGTTCATCAAATCGCTTTTTGATGACCTCTGTCCAGAAGGTCGAGCTTTGATGAAACTGGTCGCGTTTTTGCATGACATCGGCAAAGGAAGAAAAGGCGATCACAGTGAACTGGGCGCTAAAATTTTCAGAGCGTATGCGATGAAGTTAGAGTTTTCAGAACAAGCGATTGAGACGGGAATAACGCTTATTAAGTACCATACGCTGATGAGTAATACGGCGAATCGTGAAGATATTTACGATGAAAGAGTCGTGCTTGCATTTATCTCAAAACTGCAAAGTCCTCAAATCTTGAAGATGCTTTATATCCTTACCTATGCCGATACCAACGCGGTCAACGACAACATTTACACAGGATTTGTCGCCAAATTACTGCGTGAGTTTTACAACTACAGCCTGGATATGTTTGACAAAGAAGAGCTCATCGATGAGACGACAAAACGTCTGCGTAAAGAGAACAGTCTCAAAAAGAGTCCTGAGTTTTTAGCCCTCTCCAAAGCGCTTCAGAAAAAAACGCTCAGCGTGCAGTCGAACTTCTTCTTTCTCAAACAAAAAACCAGTGCCATTGTGCAAATCGTCAAAGAGGCGGAAGAGACACCCATTGA from Sulfurospirillum multivorans DSM 12446 carries:
- the mqnE gene encoding aminofutalosine synthase MqnE is translated as MTLIEKLENNQRLTLEDGVALYDLDLFTLGKYANQRRRALHGNKVFFNVNRHINPTNICKDICKFCAFSANRKNPNPYTMSHEEILSILDNSVKNNHITEVHVVSAHNPDAGFEWYMEIFSKIKERFPSLHVKALTAAEINFLATEYHLSFDEVIDKMIEYGVDSMPGGGAEIFDEKVREYVCKGKVSSAEWLQIHELWHKRGHESNATMLFGHVEKREHRIDHMLRLRDLQDRTNGFNAFIPLVYQRDNNYLHVDDFLSSTEILKTFAISRLMLDNIKHIKAYWATSTINLALVAQEYGADDLDGTIEAEAIQSAAGANSAKGLGLQSILELIETSGFTPVERDSLYNELKIY
- a CDS encoding NCS2 family permease, producing the protein MDFFKLEKNGTTVKTEFTAGFTTFLTMMYIVPVNAIIMSKTGMPMEALITATALITIFSTILNGLWANTPIAMSVGMGLNAYFTFGLVLGMKVPWQTALGVVFISGALFVLLSFTQLRVWIMKSVPIDLRRAISAGIGTFIAFIGLKSMGMIIANPAVLVGVGNFKNPNVLLGVLGLVLVFAFHSWKLKGAFILAVLATSVVAWVSGIAPYPTEFFSLPASISPIFLELDVTSALTLALFPVVITFLITDLFDSIGTLAGVGYRAGLFKDDGKELQKTLEVDAVATAAGALLGVSTTTSFVESAAGVEEGGRTGLTAVATGLFFILTLFMMPLFKAIPENAIYPVLVMVGVLMFSELSHVNFKDTAIAVSTFLIVIMMPLTFSITNGLAFGLISYLIVKLIKKEYQDINFGIVFLTFVSLIVFIVQ
- the trpB gene encoding tryptophan synthase subunit beta, translating into MIQKPYLKAFPDAKGYFGKFGGAFLPPELEEQFKKIEEAYLTIGNSHNFIRELRDIRKHYQGRPTPVYYARRLSEFIGGARIYLKREDLNHTGAHKLNHCMGEALLAKYLGKKKLIAETGAGQHGVALATAAAYFGLECEIHMGEVDIAKEHPNVVRMRVLGAKVVPVTFGAKTLKEAVDSAFVAYLKDPENSIYCIGSVVGPHPFPMMVRDFQSVVGIEAREQFFEMTGNLPDNLVACVGGGSNAMGLFSAFIDDPCEMYGVEPGGKGTKLGEHAASLTYGSEGILHGFNSIMLKNEAGEPAAVHSVASGLDYPSVGPEHAYLNSIARTKVGIANDAETIQAFYDLSHYEGIIPALESAHAVAFAMKLAKEKPYESILVNLSGRGDKDIDFVVANYKPEDYM
- a CDS encoding DUF350 domain-containing protein — its product is MIFHYLLSFGFFLVTSLAVLALFFFLYAKVTPYDDYKMIFEENNTASALGFGGAILGLCIPLYSALVNSISYLDFATWAIIAMVVQLLFAFGMTRLGGKFSVERHISNGDVAVGVLMAFMSIAIGLLNAGSMSY
- a CDS encoding pentapeptide repeat-containing protein, with product MGAPLETISDRMDVFAETFKGAKLQGVKITKAEFDDCTFVSCDFSETVFSFCKFTECRFENCNLSLMKPTNTKMSDVTFSSCKMIGIDWTKGDWKSLLNPYPLRFHECILDDSNFFGLALDGIVMKECRIKEVDFRDTTLRRADLSGSDLKGSLFNNTHLEGANFIDAQNTMIDIRTNHLKGAIFRRFEALYLLESMGIVLVD
- a CDS encoding [protein-PII] uridylyltransferase family protein, with amino-acid sequence MDIEEIIEDLIDQNANDFEISKLIKEHIKSYLGSLNEIFVENQGKDFLVKHAKKIDQFIILIYKYTLRKYFGNYMPFVNSIPVVLVGMGSYGREELCVYSDVDLMVVYKALPGYNIEPMVQSMLYLVWDAGIKLGHRTHKLEELVPASNQDLTIKTAMLESRFLCGSKLLWMETERELLKIQRWQKKEVIAQIVNAYEERRSKHPMSMEPNIKEGVGGFRDANTLSWICKILFGSIRIRDRVPEIIDEEEYREFRSSLEFLFRVRSALHLSAKKKQDVLNLEFIPDVAEKLGFENKILKNAQMQLASKTMSAMHTIDVTCKIFMRKLTASILSQPTRLSALKKGRVEKGLYVVDHCVYASLKKPSPSLSMVLAELQQFDDPKLNFDISYVHYIKSAHFTSHNSKKIYKQFRALLFQHNLYTLFSLLYEASLLQQVIKPVRQILNLAQFDGYHKLPVDIHSLHTLYHLENIKEPFIKSLFDDLCPEGRALMKLVAFLHDIGKGRKGDHSELGAKIFRAYAMKLEFSEQAIETGITLIKYHTLMSNTANREDIYDERVVLAFISKLQSPQILKMLYILTYADTNAVNDNIYTGFVAKLLREFYNYSLDMFDKEELIDETTKRLRKENSLKKSPEFLALSKALQKKTLSVQSNFFFLKQKTSAIVQIVKEAEETPIDSYRYKISNEDHLSINVIRGQAFNIGYLLGKLTYLDLVQMDIYKLFDGKKYFQIDFNEKVEACDIELICELVDNSFDMNKKVSLKKPIILKGEIEINCEHSKSYALMHVNTKNQHGLMAYFMSVFDEHGIDIAMAKIQTIKNRTRNLLLIEKTGLLCDNGKDILDYFY